Part of the Bacillus mycoides genome is shown below.
TCATAAACTGTTTGGTTTAGCTTCATAGGCTAGAAATGTAGAGGAAATTGCTACTCTAGGTTTCTAACTAATATTTTTGCACCAGAACCCTTGAAGATACTGATGGTATTATTTTAAAAAAGGTATGTACTCAGTATGAAAAGGAAAATTAGTTCAAATAGAAGCATTATCAGTATGAACTAAAGGGAAGAGATATATGAATTGTTCAAACAACAATTATAAGCTGAGTTTATCCATATAGACCTTAATTAGAAGAGACAATGCAATATCATCTTAAATGAACAAACAACTCATGAGGAGTCGATAAAACCTTTATTAGAGTAAACAGCCAATTTATTTTGCCGAACAAGTCTGTCTAAGATCAAAAACACTTTATTCATAAAATGTTTGGTTTAGCTTCATATGCTAGAAATTCACAGGATTCTTTTTATATATTGAAAATATGCTAAGCTTCCTGAAAAAATGACAAAAAATATAGAATATTATATTTAATAAATCTTGTTTTAGAAATTAAAATAAATAAAAACATTAGAATTAATTTTTCACCTTTCATACTTACTACAGCAAGCTATTGAAGATTTAAGCTTAGTAAATTTCAAAGTTAATCCATTGGTAAATAAATGAATATTCAGTATCTATCAAATGTAATTTCTATAGTAGAGTTACCTGGAAACTGATAATAGTTTACAGAAAACGAGTACGGCTATTGAAGATTTTTTTGTTGAAAAATACTAAGATTATAGAAAACTATAAGAAGATATGAAAAATAACCTTGCTATATATAATTATTTTAAACAAGGTTATTTTTCATTGGATTTTTTAAAATTTATCTGTTCTCTTCTAAAAAATTAAAGAAAACAAACTTACGATTATTATTTGCATCCAAAAGCGAGTTTGTCCTTTGGGTATTACGTTTTCTACGTTCTTAATTCTGTTTAGATTTTTGATTAAAAATCTTTATGAAATGCACAGGATTGCAATGGTTTCAGCTTTATTAAACTGAAACCATTGCAATCATTCTTCAAAATCCCATCTTGTGAAGCGATCGATATCAGATGGCAGTCTTAAAGCAATTATGTACGCATCATTTTCGGAAAGGTATGTTAATTCTTGACTCAAAATGTAATAATATGCTTTTTTCTGATCATCACTTAAGTAATCGTTTAAGTCATGTAATATCGAGAAGAAAAAGTCAATAGTGTGTTACGAATCATCTAAAAAAAGAAAAGGAAACATGGCGAGTTACAAGTGTAGAAAAACTCAATATGAAAGTTTTATAACAAAAAAAGGTGAGGTGAGAGTGTGATAGGTACAATCAGTAGGAAGAGTGAAAGAATCAATTTGAGAAGAAATAAGTCGTGGATCTACCTAGCAATTATCAGCTTTCTATTTTTAGGTTTTTCCGCTTTCTTCACATCTAAAATTTACATGCCGAACGATGAAAGACTATTCCATACGGCAACAAATAAAGTAATCAAGTTGTCGGGAATGGGGAAATTGATTGTAGAACAAAGGGAGTATAATCCACATAAAAACTTCATTGAAATTCGATTTCGGATAGAAGGATATGAGGAAACAGAATTTACGTTTCAGGCACAAGAAAAAGCAAAACCAGGTGTTCAATTACCTGTCAAAGTGTTGTATGAAGAGAACGGAAATTACGTGATAGAAGTCAAAGAATTATCTCCAAATTGGAGAGCGTTAACTTTAGATATATATAATAAAAAACAGTGAAAAAGAACAAATGGATATTCGCAAATTCACACAAGATGTTAACGAATATGAAGATGAAAATACAAGTACAAAGAGTCACAATAAACTTGTTCAGACGATTTTTACCGATCAAAGAAAAATAAAAGCAAATGATGAATTGTTAGCTGAAGATAAAAAAACATATGAGATAGATTTTATAGAAAGAGACAAGAAAGATTTAGAAACAAAGATTAAATATTATGGGAAGGTAATCAAGCGTGAAGAAGAAAATGGGAAGACAGTTTATGAGAAAGTAAAAGAACTAAAAGATGAAATGAAGTACCAAACCGGAGCGGAAAAAACGAAAACCCAATCGAAAATATCATCTTTAGAATCCAAAATAAAATCATCAGAAAAGAACGTTGAATTGTTTGAAGGAGAGTAAAAAAAATGCGAGAGATAAGATCAAAAAATTAGAGCAAAAGGCACAAGAAATTAATAAAAATTGAAAAAAGACATAGGGACACGATGGAGACATTGAGAAGAAAAAGAGGGACATGAACGAGACATGTAGAAAAAATAACGGGACGTGATGGAGACGTTAACGGAAAATATGGGGACATAAGGGGGACATTCAGTTTCTTTTCTTGTTCCCATCGTTTCGCTAGGCTCCGCCTAGCTTCACACCATGGGTGGGAACAAAAACCCCTTATGCTCTTCTCACTATTTTTTGATCTCTACCCAAAATTGTAGAAAGGAGAGGGAAAAGTGGAAATCAGAATTAGAGAAGTAGATCCAATTGCCGTAAAGAAAATAGATGAAATTGCAAAGAGGAAAGGATTATCCAGGCAGAAATTTTTGAAAGACCAAATTGAGATGTTGGCATTTTTTCAGCAACAAAATAAAAGAGAAATGGAATTAGAAAATATCATCCAAAAGAACATCCATATGATGAATGATTGTTATAGCGAAATGAAAAAAATGAATGAGTTTATTCAAATGATGATGCAGGATGATGAAAATGAGTAGTACGGTTCCAGTTCAATCTTCCAGCACGCCAGGTTTTGTTTTAAAAACAAAATTTGTGTTATCAAGTTCAGATGCCTTTCAGAACTATATTGAGTATGTAGACCGGGAAGAAGCACAAAGTGAAGTGAAGTTGAATCCGAAAATGTTTGAGACGTATCAAGAATATATGGTGAATCCAGAAAAGACATCGGCACTGTTTACGGAACACGCAAATCGTTTAACGGAAAGTGAGAAAAAATCCTTAAAGGAAATGTTTAAGACTGATCATGAAAATGGAAGTATTATGTGGCAAGATGTCATTTCTTTTCATAATCCTTGGCTAGAGAAACAAGGCATTTATGATGAGAAAACAAAAAAATCGGATGAAAAAAAGTTAATGGATGTGAAACGGCTTGCGATGAAGGAAATGCATAAAAGAGAAGGGCCAGAAAAAAGTTCTACCTGGTCGGCAGCCATTCATTTTAACACGGATAACATTCATATTCATGTGGCAACTGTTGAACCATTTCCAACGAGAGAACGAGGAAAAAGAAAACCCAAAACATTAGATGCGATGAAGGGGAAAGTGGTAAATAATTTATTTATTGGATCGTAAACAAGAACAAAAATAAACTAATGATTTGATACGAAATAATATGGTGGGAAGTAAAAAAGAGGATTCGGTTTTTGATTGGCGTAACAATCATCTGAAGCCATTCTTTTTATAAATATACAAAAAGTTACCAAATAATAAAAGGCAATGGCGATATAGCTACAATACAATTCAGCCATTGAAGCCGGAAATTGATGAATTAAGCAGGCGATATATTCAACATCATCATAAAAAAGATTACGATCAGTTTCTCCAAAAATTAGATAAAGGAGTTCAAGTTTTTAAAGAAGCATGTGGAGAAGGAAAGTATGATAAGAAGCAATATGAAAATTACATGACGAAAAAAATCAATGATTTGTATAAAAGAATAGGGAACGCCTTTTTACAAGAAATGAAGACATATGATAAAGAACAAAAGAGAATACATCATATGAAGAAATCAAAACCATATCAAAAATTCCAACAGAATGTATCTATTCAGTATTCCATGAAGAAAGTGGAGCGTGCTTTTAAAAGTGAATATGAAAGTTGGAAAAACCAAAAGTATTAAGAGCGGATGCAAAGGGAAAATGCATATGAAAACGAAAGGGGTTAGATTATGGGGAATGAAAAAGTAAGAATGAAGTTATCATTGAGTGAAAACGTCCATCATTATGTTCAAGAGTATATGGAGGAGAATAATATTACACATCCTGGTGATGCCATATCGAAAATTTGTATGGAACATCAAGCATCAAAAAATACAGAATGGTCATTGAATTATATTTCAGAAGTTGTTTCTAAAAATCTTCATGACATATTAAAAAGTGAGCTAACAAAAATTCGTCTTGGTGCAAATAGTGCGGATAGAAATACACAAGTTTTAATTGAATTAATGAATGGGTACTTTTTTGCCAATGACTTAGATTTAGAGAGTATTATTACTACGGATAAAATAGAAGTCGGTGGCGTGAAAATGGCAAAGGAAGTCGTAGCGGAACGAATTAGTCATGCGAGACAAAAACGTCTAGATCATGAAGCATCAAAGAACAATGTAACGTAAGCTACATTGTTTCTTTTTATAAAAAAATAGGAGGTTAGTAGGATGTTATTATTTCATGAAGATATCGCATTAGGAGTCATTAAAGCAATTGGAGAAGGTGAACTAATTTTACTTGTAAAAGATAAAGAATTAACAATTAAAATTACACGAGAACAAGAGGAAGAACTTGCAGTTCATGTTATGAATCAAGAGAATATGTTAGTTCCGGTTAACGTAAAAACTCATGCGCTTTTCTTTGATACAACTGAAAGATGGAATGAAGAAGACATGGAAGAATTGCAAAGAGCTAGCGAAAGAGTAGGAGAAGATCATGAGTAAAAATTATAAGGAAAAGTATCAAACAAAATCACCGGAAGAAAAGAAAGAAGCGGTGCAAGCTTTAACAAAAAAGATGGAAAAAAGCATAGAAGGCTATTTTCGTACACCGGGAGATTTGAAAGATTATTTATCTTTTATGGCAAAATTTTATCACTATTCACCATCTAATATTTCATTAATACAGAGTCAATTTGAAGAAGCCAGAGCCTATTGCACAAGGTAATGTGGAGCAGCCAAGGGCTACAAAAAAATCAAGTAGGAAAAAAGAAACAATGGAAATAGAACGATGAAAAATTTTATAACAGGCAAACCAGATTGAATCATTTTTTGTTACTCAATTGAGAAAACGGAAAGTGATTTTTTTATGTCTACAAATGAAAGAGGATACATGTAAAAGCCCTCTTTCTTGTTTTTAGAACGAAAGGAGTGAAAAGGAATGGGAAACATTGTGGAAATCGTAGACATTGATTACAGGGGTGTTTGGGCAGAAAAAGAAGATCCAAAAGAACTCATTTTTATCTCATTATCTAAAAAAGAAATTCAAGCCGTTCGTGAAATATTGTTAGAGCAAAAACCATTATATGTGTTCTTACAGAAGGAACTAGAATGGAAGGTCATGTCATGAATGTATGGCTGTTTGCGGACTGTATGTTTCTTGTAGCTGTCTCTTTGAACGTATTGTTGTTATTTGGGCAAAGAATCGTGAAAAAGCTGAGAATCAAGAAACGGAACCATAAAACTGAAATTGCAGATTAATAGGAAAGGACTATGAAACGGAATAGTCCTCTTTTTTATTTCATTTTATAGAGTAAAGGGGGGATTCCGTAATGGCACATGTCAGTACGGAGGATGCGATGAAAGCAAGAAACATAGACTTGATTTCATATCTAGAAGCAAAGGGAGAAACGTTTAAGAAAGAAGGAAACTATTATCGTCATACGGAACATGACAGCCTCATTATTAAAGGAAATCAATACGCCTGGAATAGTCGTGGCGAAAAGGGCTATGGAGCGATTAGCTTTGCGATGATGTACTATGAAATGACATTTCCGCAAGCTGTATTAGACATCAATAAGGATGATTATAAAGAGTTTGATTGCTTAAAAGTTGAAGAAGAACACAAAAAAGGACAGCAGCCTTTCATCTATCCGAAACACTTAGAGGTGCAGAAACAAACAGAGATCAAGCAGTACCTAATTGATGAAAGAAAAATAGAACCTCGCCTGGTGAACTGGCTGATTAAAAAGGATCTCATCGTCCAGGATAAGAAAAACAATGTCGTGTTCAAATGGAGAGAAGAAGGTGGCAAAGGGCAAGTAATTGGAATGAACCGTCAAGGTACGGTCAAAATGGAGAATAAAAGAGGAAGCTTTAAACAAATTGTCCCGAATTATGAAAAAATCCATGCAGGTTTTACGGTTGATGTGGATAAGCCGGATAAGATCTATTTTTATGAAGATCCAATCGACATGTTATCTCATTGGAGTATCAAGCAAAATAAAATACAAAACGCTCGCCTGGTCTCTATGCATGGATTGAAGTCAAAAACGGTGATTCAATCTTTAATGGATGCAAAAAAAGAAGGGCACGATATTAAAGAGGTCATTATGGCAGTTGATAATGATAAGGCCGGGAAAGACTTCATTCAGACGATGAAATGCTTTGTAGATCTTAAAGAGGATGTTCCAATGCATGAAAAAGATTGGAACGATGTTCGGAAGAAACAAGTGAATGAACAACAACCAAAAGAAACAGCTCAACCAAAGAAAATGAAACCAATCAAAGAGGTGGAGAGAAGTGTCTAATCTACCAGCAATGCCAAATATACTACAGATTTTGATTTGTGGTTTTATCTTTTATGTTCTTTTTCGTATTTGTCAGTTTATGTACCGGAAGATCCAGGAGCGTAGAATGCTGAAGCGAATGGTGAAGTCCGGCATTCGCTATATAGACAAAATGGACGGACATCAATTCGAAGTGTATGTGCGCCCATAAGGGCTTCTGGGGAATCAGCTTTAGCAAGTAGTAGGTATAGACACCCAACAAACCTATCATCAATCAACTTATCCATGAGGGAAACCAAAGGCAACTTATGGCAAGATGAAACTGTTGTGAACAAGGATGAAAGCTAAACTGCTTGAATGACAGTCCAAGGGGGCATATCGAAGCCTATTTCGAAAGGTGACTGATACGAAATAAAACCATGGTACAGGGTTCAGATAGATAACCCTTGTATAGTAGGTGTCCGTGGTTTCCTAGCCATAATAAATGGAAAAGGACGAAAGTCACATCCGATATCACAATACTGCTATGTCCGCAGAAGTACTAAATGGGGATTACCTAAGTTAGAGTGCCATAGAAAATGGCTATCGAGGATGATATCAAGTGTAATAAGCAAGATATGTGGCCCATGAAAATCTAATAAGGTAACGGAGTTCCCGTAGTAGTCTGAAGTGGGGAAAGCCTATCACATGGCGAAGGGGAACAGCTTATCTAGTTTAATACAATTATGGAAGGAGCGAGAGGCTTCATGAGAAATCAAAATGATGTATTAAGCAGTCTAGCGTCTAAGGCAAACAATACTGAGTATAAGTACAAAAGACTGTATAGGAACTTATACAACATAGAGTTTTATCTTTTAGCTTACCACAAGATTAATGCCAAAGAAGGAAGTCTGACTAAAGGTGCAGATGGAAAAACTATTGATGGAGTGAGTATCGAAAGAATACAAAACATAATTGAAGAATTAAGAGAGCAGTCTTATCGACCACACCCTGTTAAAAGAGTGTATATCTCAAAAGCAAAGCAAGGAAAAAGACCGTTAGGAATTCCGTCTTTTGATGATAAACTAGTACAGGAAGTATTGAGATTAATACTCGAAAGTATATACGAGCCACAATTTTTGGAAACATCACATGGTTTTAGATCACAAAGAAGCTGTCATACAGCAATAATAAAAATTCAGAGGCGATTTACTGGTGTGAAATGGTTTGTTGAAGGA
Proteins encoded:
- a CDS encoding DUF3991 and TOPRIM domain-containing protein, whose product is MAHVSTEDAMKARNIDLISYLEAKGETFKKEGNYYRHTEHDSLIIKGNQYAWNSRGEKGYGAISFAMMYYEMTFPQAVLDINKDDYKEFDCLKVEEEHKKGQQPFIYPKHLEVQKQTEIKQYLIDERKIEPRLVNWLIKKDLIVQDKKNNVVFKWREEGGKGQVIGMNRQGTVKMENKRGSFKQIVPNYEKIHAGFTVDVDKPDKIYFYEDPIDMLSHWSIKQNKIQNARLVSMHGLKSKTVIQSLMDAKKEGHDIKEVIMAVDNDKAGKDFIQTMKCFVDLKEDVPMHEKDWNDVRKKQVNEQQPKETAQPKKMKPIKEVERSV